From Verrucomicrobiia bacterium, the proteins below share one genomic window:
- a CDS encoding semialdehyde dehydrogenase encodes MTTLSLIGAGGKMGCRITDHLRDHPGYRMLYVETGTRGLEALSQRGVGPTPRGEALAAADAVILAVPDRVLSEVAREVVPHLKSQCLVITLDPAVAHAGALPARADISYFVTHPCHPDVFDHFETPAERDDFFGGIHARQAVVCALMQGPEAAYATGERIARDIYAPVTRAHRVTVEQMAILEPTMAETCGIALVMALREALEEAVRRGVPRAAAEDFLYGHIKVELGIAFGKAPFPFSDGARLIAEYGRHRLMRPDWKQVFEPVSVREQVERIVRAQP; translated from the coding sequence ATGACCACCCTCTCCCTCATCGGCGCCGGCGGCAAGATGGGCTGCCGGATTACCGACCATCTGCGGGATCATCCGGGTTACCGGATGCTTTACGTCGAGACGGGGACGCGCGGCCTCGAAGCTTTGAGTCAACGCGGCGTTGGGCCCACGCCACGCGGTGAGGCCCTGGCGGCGGCGGATGCCGTCATCCTCGCGGTGCCGGACCGCGTGCTCAGCGAGGTCGCCCGGGAGGTGGTGCCGCACCTGAAATCGCAATGCCTTGTCATCACCCTCGACCCCGCTGTCGCCCATGCCGGCGCGCTGCCGGCGCGCGCGGATATCAGCTACTTTGTGACCCACCCGTGCCATCCCGATGTGTTCGACCACTTCGAAACTCCCGCGGAGCGGGACGATTTCTTCGGGGGGATTCATGCGCGTCAGGCGGTCGTCTGCGCGCTGATGCAGGGTCCTGAGGCGGCCTATGCCACCGGGGAACGCATCGCGCGGGACATTTATGCGCCGGTCACCCGGGCGCACCGCGTGACCGTCGAGCAGATGGCCATCCTGGAGCCGACGATGGCCGAGACGTGCGGCATCGCGTTGGTAATGGCCCTGCGGGAGGCGTTGGAGGAGGCGGTGCGGCGGGGCGTACCCCGGGCGGCCGCCGAGGATTTCCTTTACGGTCACATCAAGGTCGAACTCGGCATCGCCTTTGGGAAGGCGCCATTTCCCTTTTCGGATGGTGCGCGGCTGATCGCCGAGTACGGACGTCACCGCCTCATGCGTCCGGACTGGAAACAAGTGTTCGAGCCGGTGAGCGTGCGCGAACAGGTGGAACGGATCGTTCGCGCCCAGCCATGA
- a CDS encoding ABC transporter permease, translated as MSPVVPAPGNRSAAARQRIIEAALNHVTLVLLVLVLMTFGMLSPRFLTGANLTNLLVQASSTAIVGIGMTFVLLTAGVDLSVGAIMFVAAAVAGKLLLAGMSLPVALAAIVLIGVVYGMVNAFLITRLGMLAFIATLGTLYLGRGLGLWITQTRAMNLPDGFLALGASRWLGVPLPLWVFGAVLVSAHVTLTRTPYGRQLYAVGHQAAAARKAGLNTRRLRASVYVISGLCAALGGILSLAQLGAVSPSFGTYREFGAIAAAVLGGTSLFGGRGAVFPGTVLGAVLIQSIENGLVILNADPYLYPLVSSAIIFVAVLADATRNRWLERLGRRRIYAVPG; from the coding sequence ATGAGTCCGGTGGTTCCAGCCCCAGGGAACCGGTCCGCCGCTGCGCGGCAGCGAATTATCGAGGCCGCCCTGAACCACGTGACGCTCGTGCTGCTGGTTCTGGTGCTGATGACCTTCGGGATGCTGTCCCCGCGATTCCTCACCGGGGCCAACCTCACCAACCTGCTCGTCCAGGCGTCGTCCACGGCGATTGTCGGCATCGGCATGACATTTGTCCTGCTGACCGCCGGCGTGGACCTGTCGGTCGGGGCGATCATGTTTGTGGCGGCGGCGGTCGCCGGAAAGCTGCTTCTGGCCGGGATGTCCCTTCCGGTCGCCCTGGCGGCCATTGTGCTGATCGGAGTGGTTTACGGAATGGTCAACGCCTTCCTGATCACCCGGCTCGGCATGCTGGCCTTCATTGCCACCCTGGGGACCTTGTATCTTGGCCGTGGACTTGGGCTTTGGATTACGCAGACGCGGGCAATGAACCTACCGGACGGCTTCCTGGCATTGGGGGCTTCGCGGTGGCTTGGGGTGCCGCTGCCGCTCTGGGTGTTTGGCGCCGTGCTGGTGTCCGCGCACGTCACGCTGACGCGCACCCCGTACGGACGACAGTTGTACGCGGTCGGTCATCAGGCGGCTGCAGCGCGGAAAGCAGGTCTAAATACCCGCCGCCTGCGTGCATCCGTGTATGTCATCAGCGGGCTGTGCGCGGCGCTTGGGGGCATTCTGTCCCTTGCGCAACTGGGCGCGGTATCGCCCTCGTTTGGAACGTATCGCGAGTTTGGGGCCATCGCTGCGGCGGTGCTGGGCGGCACCAGCCTGTTTGGCGGCCGTGGCGCCGTTTTTCCCGGTACCGTGCTCGGCGCGGTCCTGATCCAGAGCATCGAGAACGGCCTCGTCATCCTCAATGCGGATCCCTACCTGTATCCCCTGGTGTCGAGCGCGATCATCTTTGTCGCCGTGCTGGCCGATGCGACACGCAACCGCTGGTTGGAGCGGCTGGGACGCCGCCGCATCTACGCGGTGCCCGGGTGA
- a CDS encoding sugar ABC transporter ATP-binding protein — translation MNPPAERTAAGPDPGSPTPVVAFRGICKAFFGVPVLRNVSFEVQAGRITGLVGENGAGKSTLMNLLGGDLRADAGTLLLRGRTHAPRSPREAREAGIGFVHQELNLFPNLTIAENLFLTGFPTEGPFIRRASLRNDARSLLQRVGLDLPPETLVGRLSAGEGQLVEVAHALSLDAQLILLDEPTSSLSLRESERLFTLMRQLRDEGRAVLFISHTLGDVLRECDDLVVLRDGEVVGQGPVAAWDAGRLVSLMVGRELKQLFPVRDAKARTRAGIASPPLLEVRGLHQDGMVRDLSFTLHRGEILGVAGMMGAGRTEMVRILFGLDPCARGGVFVEGVPVTGGPRQRIRQGLALLTDSRREDGLCLDATVAENMALVTLARHARTPLRLLALAGLRRALAAIREAVRLQSTLSMDQPVRTLSGGNQQKVVLAKWLLAGPRALILDEPTRGIDVGARFEIYQLIHELADRGAGVLVVSSEIEELTGLCERILVMRRGTITEDLPRQDFDRERILRAALPT, via the coding sequence ATGAACCCGCCGGCCGAAAGGACTGCCGCCGGACCGGATCCCGGTTCGCCGACGCCCGTGGTTGCGTTCCGCGGGATCTGCAAGGCCTTCTTCGGGGTGCCCGTGCTCAGGAACGTGAGCTTTGAAGTCCAGGCCGGCCGCATCACGGGACTGGTCGGGGAGAACGGGGCCGGCAAGTCCACGCTCATGAACCTGCTGGGCGGCGACCTGCGGGCCGATGCCGGCACCCTGCTGCTCCGCGGCCGGACTCATGCCCCGCGGTCGCCACGCGAGGCCCGGGAAGCCGGCATTGGCTTCGTGCACCAGGAGTTGAACCTGTTCCCCAACCTCACGATCGCGGAGAATCTCTTCCTCACCGGGTTTCCCACGGAGGGGCCCTTCATCCGCCGCGCGAGCCTCCGCAACGATGCCCGTTCGCTGTTGCAACGCGTGGGCCTTGACCTGCCCCCGGAAACTTTGGTGGGCCGCTTGTCCGCGGGCGAGGGGCAGTTGGTGGAGGTCGCTCACGCCCTGTCCCTGGACGCGCAACTCATCCTGCTTGATGAGCCGACCTCCTCGCTGAGCCTTCGCGAGAGCGAACGGTTGTTCACGTTGATGCGCCAGCTTCGAGACGAGGGACGGGCGGTCCTCTTCATTTCCCACACCCTTGGCGATGTGTTGCGCGAATGCGACGACCTGGTGGTGCTGCGCGATGGGGAGGTGGTGGGTCAGGGGCCGGTCGCGGCCTGGGATGCCGGCCGGTTGGTGTCCCTCATGGTGGGTCGGGAACTGAAACAGCTGTTCCCGGTGCGCGACGCGAAGGCCCGGACCCGTGCCGGAATCGCTTCCCCGCCGCTGCTGGAGGTGCGCGGGCTGCATCAGGACGGCATGGTTCGCGATCTGTCCTTCACGCTCCACCGCGGCGAGATCCTGGGGGTTGCAGGGATGATGGGCGCCGGGCGGACCGAGATGGTCCGCATCCTCTTCGGGCTCGACCCCTGCGCGCGGGGCGGGGTGTTCGTGGAAGGGGTGCCGGTGACCGGCGGCCCGCGGCAGCGCATCCGGCAGGGGCTGGCCCTGTTGACCGACAGCCGCCGCGAGGACGGCCTGTGTCTTGATGCGACGGTTGCCGAAAACATGGCGCTGGTGACACTGGCCCGCCATGCCCGTACCCCGTTGCGGTTGCTGGCCCTCGCGGGGTTGCGCCGGGCCCTGGCCGCCATCCGGGAGGCCGTCCGGCTGCAATCCACGCTCTCCATGGATCAACCGGTGCGGACCCTCAGCGGCGGCAACCAGCAGAAGGTGGTCCTCGCCAAGTGGCTTCTGGCCGGACCCCGGGCGCTGATCCTTGACGAGCCGACCCGCGGCATTGACGTGGGCGCGCGCTTCGAGATCTACCAGCTCATTCATGAGCTGGCCGATCGTGGCGCCGGGGTGCTGGTGGTTTCGTCGGAGATTGAGGAGCTGACGGGACTGTGCGAACGCATCCTGGTGATGCGCCGCGGCACAATCACCGAAGACCTCCCGCGCCAGGATTTCGACCGTGAGCGCATCCTGCGCGCGGCCCTCCCGACATGA
- a CDS encoding four-carbon acid sugar kinase family protein, which translates to MTPTRPTEADRADGKASLCLAYYGDDFTGSTDVLEALSRAGISTVLFLRPPTAQQLARFPGIRAFGVAGGSRTLTPEQMERELPPAFEALRASGAPIIHYKVCSTFDSSPTTGSVGRAIELGRKVFGEQPTPLVVGAPVLGRYVVFGNLFARSGLDTEPYRLDRHPTMSRHPVTPMTESDLRRVLAAQTDLPVKLVDVLQLEQPGDPGWTVAPGVPAPVVLFDTLREAHLPVIGRVIEDLVRNVPLFVVGSSGMEYALVAHWRRRVSVATADACGLETVEQLVCVSGSCSPVTARQIAVAVEQGFVALDAGPGPLADEGARRRLLEQALALLGQGRSVVLRSSRGPEDACGSSRMPPTDPEKLGLQLGGLLEQLLKRTGLPRAVVCGGDTSTHVARAMGVEALEYRGPMAPGSPVCRVYAPGRVAHGREIVFKGGQVGHPSFFADVLCGVPGAS; encoded by the coding sequence ATGACACCGACCCGACCCACCGAAGCCGATCGTGCGGACGGCAAGGCTTCATTGTGCCTGGCCTACTACGGGGATGACTTTACCGGGTCCACCGATGTGCTCGAGGCGCTGTCGCGTGCGGGAATTTCCACTGTACTTTTCCTGCGTCCGCCAACGGCGCAGCAGCTTGCAAGGTTCCCCGGGATCCGTGCGTTCGGCGTCGCGGGGGGATCGCGAACCCTGACGCCGGAGCAAATGGAGCGGGAGCTGCCCCCGGCGTTTGAGGCCCTTCGCGCGAGCGGCGCACCCATCATCCACTACAAGGTGTGCTCAACCTTTGATTCGTCCCCGACGACGGGGTCGGTCGGTCGCGCAATCGAGCTCGGACGAAAGGTTTTCGGGGAACAGCCGACGCCCCTGGTGGTCGGAGCGCCGGTGCTCGGGCGGTATGTGGTTTTCGGCAATCTGTTCGCACGCTCGGGACTCGACACCGAGCCGTACCGGCTGGACCGCCATCCGACCATGAGCCGGCATCCGGTGACCCCGATGACGGAATCCGATTTGCGGCGGGTCCTGGCGGCGCAGACGGATTTGCCCGTGAAGCTGGTGGACGTGTTGCAGTTGGAGCAGCCCGGGGATCCCGGGTGGACGGTGGCCCCCGGGGTGCCGGCTCCGGTGGTCCTTTTTGACACCCTTCGCGAGGCGCATCTGCCCGTCATCGGCCGGGTGATTGAGGACCTTGTGCGCAACGTTCCGCTCTTTGTCGTGGGATCGAGCGGGATGGAGTATGCGCTGGTCGCGCACTGGCGACGCCGGGTTTCCGTTGCGACCGCGGACGCATGCGGCCTTGAGACCGTGGAACAGCTGGTGTGTGTCTCAGGGAGCTGCTCGCCGGTGACGGCACGACAGATCGCCGTGGCGGTGGAACAGGGATTCGTCGCATTGGATGCGGGCCCGGGTCCGCTGGCCGACGAGGGGGCGAGACGCCGGCTGCTGGAGCAGGCGCTGGCCTTGCTCGGGCAGGGGCGCAGCGTGGTGCTGCGGAGCAGCCGGGGTCCGGAGGATGCGTGCGGGAGTTCGCGGATGCCGCCCACGGACCCGGAGAAGCTTGGACTGCAACTCGGCGGGTTGCTGGAGCAGTTGCTGAAGCGGACCGGACTGCCCCGCGCGGTGGTTTGCGGTGGCGACACCTCGACCCATGTGGCCCGGGCCATGGGAGTTGAAGCGCTGGAGTATCGTGGGCCGATGGCACCTGGATCTCCGGTGTGCCGGGTTTATGCCCCGGGACGGGTGGCGCACGGACGCGAGATCGTGTTCAAGGGTGGGCAGGTCGGACACCCGTCATTTTTCGCGGACGTGCTTTGCGGAGTTCCCGGCGCCTCGTGA
- a CDS encoding sugar ABC transporter substrate-binding protein: MKSSSHPALLARRRFLPAVLGLWMAVLSTGCGRDEPSEGATATGTAERLTVGIAFETLQTEYWVAGYEALKSECARRGFKVLEAVADGDANRQLEQVKNFITRRVDGIILVPKDAKTCLPAIRAANAAGIPIVLFNRPAAQSDATSVAVVADNPGLARATVDYMIGEARKTGRKHQAMILMGDLGDINAIGRRDGFDAAVAAAPDVIEVVSRIPTEWNQEKAQAGVVNGLQANPGIRFIFSSSDFLFPSIVSALKAAGKYHRIGDPGHVILGGIDGDATAWQMLQDGYLDATGVQDVYFEAAQSVEALVALREGRDVASVILDPGFVIHQGNFREMAEKTWGANVGK, encoded by the coding sequence ATGAAATCCTCATCCCATCCGGCGTTGCTCGCGCGGCGACGTTTCCTCCCTGCGGTCCTCGGCCTGTGGATGGCCGTACTTTCGACCGGCTGTGGTCGAGACGAGCCCTCCGAAGGAGCCACGGCAACGGGAACCGCCGAACGCCTCACCGTCGGCATCGCGTTTGAGACGCTGCAGACGGAGTACTGGGTGGCCGGCTACGAGGCCTTGAAGTCCGAATGCGCCCGGCGCGGCTTCAAAGTGCTGGAGGCGGTTGCCGATGGTGATGCCAACCGGCAGCTGGAGCAGGTGAAGAACTTCATCACGCGGCGCGTGGACGGCATCATTCTCGTCCCCAAGGACGCCAAGACCTGCCTGCCGGCCATCCGGGCGGCCAATGCAGCGGGCATTCCGATCGTGCTTTTCAACCGGCCCGCAGCCCAAAGCGATGCGACGTCAGTGGCGGTGGTCGCCGACAACCCGGGTCTCGCGCGGGCCACCGTGGACTACATGATCGGCGAGGCCCGCAAGACGGGACGGAAGCACCAGGCGATGATCCTCATGGGCGACCTGGGCGACATCAATGCCATCGGACGGCGGGACGGCTTCGATGCCGCAGTGGCCGCGGCACCGGACGTGATCGAGGTCGTGTCAAGGATCCCGACGGAGTGGAACCAGGAAAAGGCCCAGGCCGGGGTGGTGAACGGTCTGCAGGCCAACCCGGGCATCCGATTCATCTTTTCCAGTTCCGACTTCCTGTTCCCGAGCATCGTCAGCGCGCTCAAGGCTGCGGGCAAATACCACCGGATCGGCGATCCCGGCCATGTGATCCTCGGCGGCATTGATGGCGATGCGACGGCGTGGCAGATGCTGCAGGACGGCTATCTCGACGCGACGGGCGTCCAGGATGTCTATTTCGAGGCGGCGCAGAGCGTGGAGGCCCTGGTGGCCCTGCGGGAAGGGCGGGACGTTGCCAGCGTCATCCTGGATCCGGGATTTGTGATTCACCAGGGCAACTTCAGGGAGATGGCGGAGAAGACCTGGGGCGCGAACGTCGGGAAGTGA
- a CDS encoding leucine-rich repeat protein, with translation MPDVTQLLSDLDAGDPRAADQLLPLVYEELRKLAAAKMAQEPADHTLQPTALVHEAWLRLAGENPPWAGRRQFFAAAAEAMRRIIIERARQRGRMPPGPRPAAGRNTRRSGGRCGRAASRREAGGHRGVRRSSAAFSAGRQRRARSHLAAESARGLAHSKSTRASVLERGGKRSATPPGPGLKERFRSSNARPAAESGGVNRGHFGAPPEMPTRRCGARRPATSPAANACHHRASLRMASRSPWFRNLPRSLKSGAFLELCALRLRLHPRALPRLQAPENFLAPSAPKRRAGGMNGPPRAGENQTMKHLAATTAGRRRSVVLMLLLLASAALPAAAQWAHTTNNGTITITRYHGGDTNLIVPESLNGWPVARVAAGAFQFAPAQYWTHSITFPPAITNLGVAEFNSYQRLTNVTFLGPIQIIPDGAFIGCRNLLAVHYPDSVTRIGQDAFQDCAKLAVASLPAGLTQIGARAFSGCAALTQIQIPASVTSIGGGAFAGCLGVEAIEVDPLNGHYASVEGVLFNKDRTALLQCPGGKTGIFVIPDSITSLPEGAFSGCAKLTGVVIPDSVTTLGRQVFARCGALTELTIPAGVRAIPNGAFWFCTNLANVALPAGLTSIGSQAFGFSGVTNLVIADGVTAIEAETFSNCAELVSVTIPEGVRTIGAAAFARCLKLTAAAIPASVTTLQTSAFRDCTSLAAITVDAANPAFASVDGVLYNKSLSALRTYPAGRPGDYEIPASVRRLEDTAFSGAAHLRTLVIPDTVTFLGSGVFQNCARLFSIRIGRGITVIPNGAFSDCLELADVHLPDTLRTISDSAFSRCRDLRRITIPASVRTLGVGVFDPYFGGVWPLPMLESIYFEGNAPAAGAQALVLQPYEWGPTVYHRAGTTGWREEFAGRPVVLWDPRVAFDATFGIKDGRFGCTLTGTPDLVVVVEAAPDLDGPAWTVLATLTLAGGQAAFRDPAPADGPARVYRFRSP, from the coding sequence ATGCCCGACGTCACCCAGCTCCTCAGCGATCTGGACGCGGGTGATCCCCGGGCCGCCGACCAGTTGCTCCCGCTGGTTTACGAGGAACTTCGCAAGCTGGCGGCGGCGAAGATGGCGCAGGAGCCCGCCGACCACACCCTCCAGCCCACGGCGCTGGTGCATGAGGCGTGGCTGCGGCTGGCCGGCGAAAACCCTCCGTGGGCGGGCCGGCGCCAGTTCTTCGCCGCGGCGGCCGAGGCGATGCGGCGCATCATCATCGAACGCGCCCGCCAGCGCGGCCGGATGCCGCCTGGGCCGCGGCCGGCGGCGGGCCGGAATACGAGGCGCTCCGGCGGGAGATGTGGGCGGGCGGCGAGCCGCCGTGAGGCGGGAGGACACCGTGGAGTGCGGCGGTCCTCCGCCGCTTTTTCCGCCGGGAGGCAGCGGAGGGCAAGGAGCCACCTCGCCGCCGAAAGCGCCAGAGGGCTGGCGCACTCCAAAAGCACACGCGCCAGCGTCTTGGAGCGCGGCGGGAAGAGAAGCGCCACGCCGCCTGGGCCCGGCCTGAAGGAGCGTTTCCGGAGTTCCAACGCGCGTCCAGCCGCCGAAAGCGGTGGCGTCAACCGTGGTCACTTTGGAGCGCCGCCCGAAATGCCGACGCGCCGGTGCGGAGCACGGCGCCCCGCCACCTCGCCCGCGGCCAATGCATGCCACCACCGCGCGTCGCTTCGCATGGCCTCCCGCAGTCCATGGTTCCGCAACCTGCCTAGAAGCCTGAAATCTGGGGCTTTTCTTGAGCTTTGCGCTTTGCGCTTGAGGCTTCATCCGCGCGCCCTGCCCCGCCTTCAAGCACCGGAAAATTTCTTGGCCCCATCCGCCCCGAAACGTCGCGCTGGGGGGATGAACGGCCCGCCACGGGCCGGGGAGAACCAAACCATGAAACACCTCGCCGCCACCACCGCCGGCCGTCGCCGGTCCGTTGTCCTGATGTTGCTGCTGCTCGCCTCCGCCGCCCTACCCGCCGCGGCCCAATGGGCGCACACGACGAACAACGGCACCATCACCATCACCCGCTACCACGGAGGGGACACCAACCTCATCGTCCCCGAATCACTCAACGGCTGGCCCGTCGCGCGGGTGGCCGCCGGGGCCTTCCAATTCGCGCCGGCCCAGTACTGGACGCACAGCATCACGTTTCCGCCCGCCATCACGAACCTCGGCGTGGCCGAGTTCAACAGCTACCAGCGCCTCACCAACGTCACCTTCCTCGGACCGATCCAGATCATCCCCGACGGCGCCTTCATCGGCTGCCGGAACCTGCTCGCGGTCCATTACCCGGACAGCGTCACCCGCATCGGCCAGGACGCCTTCCAGGACTGCGCGAAGCTCGCCGTCGCCAGCCTCCCGGCCGGCCTCACGCAGATCGGCGCGCGGGCGTTCTCCGGCTGTGCCGCGCTGACGCAAATCCAGATCCCCGCCAGCGTGACGAGCATCGGCGGCGGCGCCTTTGCCGGCTGCCTGGGCGTCGAGGCCATCGAGGTGGACCCGCTGAACGGCCATTACGCCAGCGTCGAAGGCGTGCTGTTCAACAAGGACAGGACCGCGCTGCTCCAATGCCCGGGCGGCAAGACGGGGATCTTCGTGATTCCCGACAGCATCACCAGCCTGCCCGAGGGCGCCTTCAGCGGCTGCGCCAAGCTGACCGGCGTCGTCATTCCCGACAGCGTGACCACGCTGGGCCGTCAGGTGTTTGCCCGCTGCGGGGCGCTCACGGAACTCACGATCCCCGCCGGGGTCCGGGCCATTCCCAACGGCGCCTTCTGGTTCTGCACCAACCTGGCGAACGTCGCGCTCCCGGCCGGCCTCACGAGCATCGGCTCGCAGGCCTTCGGTTTCAGCGGCGTCACCAACCTGGTCATCGCGGACGGCGTCACGGCCATTGAGGCGGAGACCTTCAGCAACTGCGCCGAACTGGTGTCGGTGACGATCCCCGAAGGCGTGCGGACGATCGGCGCCGCGGCCTTCGCGCGGTGCCTGAAGCTCACGGCGGCGGCTATCCCCGCCAGCGTCACCACGCTGCAGACCTCCGCGTTCAGGGACTGCACCAGCCTCGCCGCCATCACGGTGGACGCGGCCAATCCCGCCTTCGCCAGCGTGGACGGCGTGCTCTACAACAAGAGCCTGAGCGCGCTCCGTACCTATCCCGCCGGGCGGCCGGGGGATTACGAGATCCCGGCCAGCGTCCGGCGCCTCGAGGACACCGCGTTCTCCGGCGCGGCGCACCTGCGCACGCTCGTGATCCCCGACACCGTGACCTTCCTGGGGAGCGGCGTCTTCCAGAACTGTGCGCGGCTGTTCAGCATCCGCATCGGCCGCGGCATCACGGTGATCCCGAACGGGGCCTTCTCCGACTGCCTGGAGCTCGCGGACGTCCACCTGCCCGACACGCTCCGGACCATCTCGGACTCGGCCTTCAGCCGCTGCCGTGACCTGCGCCGCATCACCATCCCCGCCAGCGTCCGCACCCTCGGCGTCGGCGTGTTCGATCCCTACTTCGGCGGTGTCTGGCCGCTGCCGATGCTGGAGAGCATCTACTTCGAGGGCAACGCGCCCGCGGCCGGGGCGCAGGCGCTGGTGCTCCAGCCCTACGAGTGGGGTCCGACGGTGTACCACCGCGCCGGCACCACCGGCTGGCGGGAGGAATTCGCCGGCCGGCCCGTCGTGCTCTGGGATCCGCGCGTGGCCTTCGACGCCACTTTCGGGATCAAGGACGGGCGCTTCGGCTGCACCCTCACCGGGACGCCGGACCTGGTCGTCGTGGTGGAAGCCGCGCCGGACCTGGACGGCCCGGCTTGGACCGTCCTCGCAACTCTCACCCTGGCCGGCGGCCAGGCGGCGTTCCGCGACCCCGCCCCGGCGGACGGCCCCGCGCGCGTCTATCGCTTCCGCTCGCCCTGA
- a CDS encoding ABC transporter permease, with protein MGSPALTGLHDRLGAAASRAGRSGFLILGLSILLFLALAPFTPALASKGNALNLVGNLVPLFVVATGLTVVLISGGMDLSLTSIIALTSVVGAMVMNGDTGWLAGSPLAAPTAVAVMLLLGAAAGLINGVAVALLRMPAFIVTLTTMMFFSGLAIWISQSKPVDRLPDGFIALGSRPGIAVGIAAVLGGWAHLMLTRSLFGRWLHAVGQNPRTARVSGVPVAGVLIAAYVVSGVFAAAASVLYTARLETGSPVHGQRLLLDVLGATVIGGTSLFGGRGRVAWTLCGVLFLTLLDNALNLLGLSHFTIMMVKGGVILLAALLDGWRSRMLYGS; from the coding sequence ATGGGTTCACCGGCTCTGACGGGGCTCCACGACCGGCTGGGGGCCGCCGCCTCCCGTGCGGGCCGATCCGGCTTTCTGATCCTTGGGCTCAGCATCCTGCTCTTTCTCGCGCTTGCTCCGTTCACTCCGGCTCTCGCGTCGAAGGGCAATGCGCTCAACCTCGTGGGCAACCTGGTGCCGTTGTTCGTTGTGGCGACCGGACTCACCGTGGTGCTGATCAGCGGGGGCATGGACCTGTCCCTGACGTCCATCATCGCGCTGACCTCCGTGGTCGGGGCGATGGTGATGAACGGCGACACCGGCTGGCTGGCGGGCAGCCCGCTGGCGGCGCCGACCGCTGTTGCGGTCATGCTGCTCCTGGGAGCCGCGGCGGGCCTGATCAACGGCGTGGCGGTCGCGCTGCTGCGCATGCCTGCATTCATCGTGACGCTCACCACGATGATGTTCTTTTCCGGCCTGGCCATCTGGATCAGCCAGTCGAAGCCTGTGGACCGGCTCCCCGACGGGTTCATTGCGCTGGGATCCCGGCCCGGCATCGCCGTGGGAATCGCCGCCGTGCTCGGGGGATGGGCCCACCTGATGCTCACGCGGTCGTTGTTTGGACGATGGCTGCACGCGGTGGGACAAAATCCGCGCACCGCCCGGGTGTCGGGAGTGCCGGTGGCGGGTGTCCTGATCGCCGCGTACGTGGTCAGCGGCGTTTTTGCCGCCGCGGCCTCGGTGCTGTACACGGCCCGGCTGGAGACCGGCTCGCCGGTGCATGGCCAGCGGTTGTTGCTGGATGTGCTCGGGGCCACGGTGATCGGGGGCACCAGTCTGTTTGGCGGACGGGGCAGGGTGGCGTGGACGCTGTGCGGCGTGCTGTTCCTGACACTGCTCGACAACGCGCTCAATCTGCTCGGTCTCTCGCACTTCACGATCATGATGGTCAAGGGGGGCGTGATCCTGCTGGCCGCACTTCTGGATGGGTGGCGATCCCGCATGCTTTACGGCTCATGA